The Opitutus sp. DNA window CCCGCCGCCGAGTTGACTCCCGCCCAATTGCTGGAGGTCAACATTGCGCACTGGGGAATCGAAACCGGTTTGCATGCCCGCCTCGACGCCTCGCGCCAGGATGATCGCTGCCGATTACGCCGCCCGAACGCGGTTCATATCCACGGTATGTTCAACCGCTGGGCCAATAGCCTTTTCATGCACTGGCGCGGCCAACGAACCCAAAAACGCCACCTTCATACCTCTGACTTTATCGCCCACATGTCCGAAAATCATGACCGTCGCACGCTCCGCGCCCTTACCTCAGTAATCTTCCCGCTATGAATCGGCGTTGCGCCGGGTGGAAGCCGCCCGGTTGATGCTCGGCGCAGGCGAGACCGCCGTCAAAGCCGTGGCCTCGCACCTCGGTTTCCGCCACGCCGCGCAGTTCACCCAGTGGTTCAAACGTCACCACGGCTGCCCGCCAGTGGAGTTCCGTCGAAAGGGTGAAGCGTAATTCATACAACATTTTTGGCGATACTTAAAAGTCTTTTGATGAGCATTTTGCGCATTATTTTGACATAAGCTTTCGTGCACTCAGAGCAAAGGGAGCGGCGCGGGATCAAAGTGCTTTCTGGAACGCCTGAATCGATTTCCCCAGATTTTCCTCCGGTTTGCCTTCAATCTTGTAGCCTTGGAAACCGACGGGGCCTCTGTAGTCGATGGCCTTCAACGCCTGCACAAATTCTGAGAGCGGGAACTCCCCCTCGCCCACACATTCGATGGTGGCGGGGAGCGCCCCGGCGAAGTCGTTGTTGGGCGAAGGTCGGGAGCCGCAGAGATTGGCTCGCTTTAGCCAGGGAGCGGCGAGCCGGAGCTTGGCGGTAAGTTCAGTGCGATCCACCGCATACCAGTGGTAACCGCAAAAGACGACACCGAGGGCAGGGTCGTTTATCTTTTCCGCGAGACGGACGCAGTCTTCGATGCGTTCGAGGTAAAACCCCAGGTGGTGGTAGAGGGCGATGACGACATTGCGGGTTTTGGCCAGCGCGAGTAGCGGCGTGAGCTGGGCGATGGCGGTGTCATCCACACCGGGATCGGAAACCTTTTTTTTCCAACCAACGGTCAGACCGAGTTCCAAAACATCGCCGGGCTGGAGCTGCTCAATGATTTCTGCGACCGAGTGGTGCCCCTCCGGCTGCGGGTTGGTCAGGTCGAGCACGCAATAGATGGCGGCGAGACTCAAGCCGGTGCGTTTGCTCTGGGCATGAGCGTCGAGCAAGGTCGCCCTCGAAGCTGGGTTATCCCGGTTAACCCCCACATAACCGGCGCGGTAGCCGGCGGCTTTTAACAAGTCCCATCGCTCAGTCGACGTGTAAGGGCGGGCGGCGTTGGTGAAGTAGTTGTCGAAGGCGTAGATAGGCCACAGGGCATGAGGAGCGGGTTGCATGGTTTTGGTCATGAGTTAGAGGGCGACCGGGACGACCCGGTGTTCGCGGGCGGAGGTGTAAATGGCGTCAAGCACGGCATGGACTGTGATCTGGCCTTCAGCCGTGGCGGAGGGGGCGGTATCGTTGCGGATGGCGTCGGCCAGATCGGTGAGCGGCCCGTAAAGAATGCCGCCCCAATCCGTCGTCGGCTCGCCCCGTTCGGCGCTGTTTAAGGTTTTGCCGTCCGCCTCCAACGTAAACAGTCGGGCGACGCGCTGGGGGTGATCGGGCGCAAAGGGGAGGTCGAGGCCGCCCGTCTCGCCCCGGAGTTCGATGGCATGACGGCGAGGACCGATTTCGGGCTGCCGACTTACGACGATCTCAAGCCCCCCGGCGCAGCGGATGACGGCGTAATAACTGCTTTCCAAACTGGTGCCTTCCCGGCGCCAAAAACCAAAGTTGGCCATGACATCCAGCGGCGCAAAGGCATCACCCAAAACGCTGCGCAGCCACTCAAGTTCATAAACGCACCAGTCCACGGTGAGACCTCCTCCGGCGGTGGCGGCGTTGCGTTTCCACTCCGGCAGATGGTCGATGGATGCGGGCAGACCGCCGGTGGCGTGAAGGCGCACGCGGATAAGTTTACCCAAGGTGCCCTGGCGCAAGACCTCGCGTGCAGATGCGGTGGCGGGGGAATAACAAAACCGGGAGGAACAACATCCCACTTTCAGCGCGGGAAACTGCTGGACGGTTTCGAGCAGAGCGCGGGCTTCGGCGGCGTTTAAGGTCCAGGGCTTTTCACAGAGCACATGCTTGCCTGCGGCCAAAGCCTCTTTGACCAGATCACGGTGCGTGACAGGAGGGGTCGCGAGGTAAACGGCTTCAATTTCGGGGCAAGCCAATAGGGCTGCGGGGCTTTCGTAGACCTGTCCGTGGCCCAACTTTTCGGCCAAGGCATGGGCGGCGGTCACCTGGACATCGGCCAAGCCAGCGACGACGACCTGCCAGGCGGGCAATTGCGGAAGCACGATCTGAGAAATCCGCCCGGTGCCAATGACACCGAGGCGCAGGGGAGGGGATGAAATTTCGAGGTTTTGGTTAAATTTACTCATTGCGGAAACAGCTTACCCCAAATTAATACCCTATAAAAATGGAGCCCATGTTTATTGTTTTGTAGAATTTGATCATTTTTACTTTAAGTTTTTTGAAGCATGGACACCCCCTTCCAATTCTTGCATTTCAACCATCTTCCAACCTGCCGGGCTTGGATCGATAAGCGTTTCGAGGGCGTTTATGCGCTGAACTATGCCCATGGCGGGCGCATCCACTGGTCGGTCAACGGCGAGCCGCTACGAGAGTTCACCGCGCCGGTGGCCTGGTGGACTTGGCCGGGGCAATATTTTACCTACGGCTGGAAGGATGAGCCGGGCTGGGATCACCGCTATGTGACCTTGCGCGGCCCATGGGTGGAGGCGCTGCTCGAACTCGGGTGGTTCCCCAGCCGGGCGGCTACGGCGATCAGCGGCATCACCAACCCGGCGGTCTTTTGCCGCAAAATGGATGCCCTGCTCACAGCGTTGGAAGGGAGTCGCGAGGATGATGCTTGGATCTTGCTTTTGGAACTCCTGAAAACGCTGCGCGAGGAGCAATCGGCTTCACCCCAGGGCGACGTTTCAGCGGGCCGCCTCCGGGCACTGCTCGCGGAGATTCGAGAGCAGCCGGGCGCTGCTTGGGCCGAGGCTGACGCGGCTCAAACCTGTGGGTTTTCCGCGCCCCATTTTCGGCGCTTGTTTCGCGCCGAGGCGGGCCTGCCTTTCTGGCAGTTTTGCCGCCAAGAACGGATGGCGCTGGCGGCCTCGCTCCTGCGGCGGGGTGAACTCCCGATCAAAGAAATCGCGGAGCGCTGCGGCATCGAGGACGTTTATTACTTTTCGCGCACCTTCCGGCAAAGCTTTGGGCTCCCCCCGGCACGTTTCCGCGCCAAGACCCGGCTGGCGAACGAGGCGAAGAAGTGACCGCACCGACCAATCGATTGCAGCGGACAATCGATGGTCGGTTTTTCCAACATCACCGGCTCGGCGCAGGCTCTTTCCATATCGAATCACGATCCTGCCCGCTGGCTTGCTGACAGCCGGCGAGGTCGGCGTTGTTCTGTTTGGCGGGGTCCAGCTCGGCGTCGAGGTGGAAGGGCGTGGGGTTGGTGGCGTGCCAGTAGGTGTTACCGCTGGCGGTGAGCTGGGTTTTATACCAGTCCACATAGGCGGGCATCTGGCTGCGGGGCTCCGTGTGCCAGTATTGGCTGATGAGGCTCGTGCCCGGCGTGCGGCCCGCGATGACGCTGTTGCGGATCGTGTAGTTCAGGGAGTAGGGGTAGGCGATGGGGAGATTGGCCCGGTTCATTACAAGCCCGAGGTGCGCCTCGCGGGGGTTGGTGGACACCACGATTTGGCCGGCGGCGCGTCCGTGCCACCAGTAGTTATTCGCGCGCAGGTTTTCCGCTGGCAACGGGCCTGGGGCTTGTTGGGCGTTGTTGATGATCCGGCAACGGTCGATCACCACCCCGCTGCTGGTGGCGAACCAGAGGCCATTGCTGGCATTATTTCTGATCTCGCACTCGATCAGGCTCACCGGTCCGCGCGCGATCTCGAAGGTCGCTCCGCGATCATGGTTGTCGTTGATCTTACAACGTTCGAAGCGGACATGCTCGGCGTAGTGATCCATCCAAAAACCTTTTCCTTTATTGCGTAGCCATTCGCAATCGCTGAAGCGCAGGTTGTTACCGGCGAACCAGAATCCTTTGGCGGCGTTGTCGTTGAAACGGGTCCGCTCCACCACTCCGTGGCGCACCCAGGACATACTTAAACCTTGGGTGCCATGAAAGCGCCCATCGCCGCGCCAGCTTCGGTCAAACCGGCAGTCGCGCAGGGTGAAGAACTGCTGCGCGGCCAAAATGGAACCGTTGCCATTGTCCTGAGCCCAGAGGGATTCGTAGAGATGATCCTCGTTGTAGAAGCGGGTGCCGGTGTTGTCGGCTGGTCCGGCGGTGGCGTTGAGGCCGGAACCACGGAATTTCTCCATAACGAGGTTTTTGAGCCAGATGCGGCCCATGTTGCGAAAGACCGTCGTCCCGAGGTAGTGCGGCACTTCGATGCTCGCCCCGGCGAGAGTTTGTCCCTGGGGCAGGCGCACCCAGAGGGTGTTGGGATCGGGGTGCCCGTCATACTCCGCGCCTTTGATCTTCACGCCGGGGCCAAATTCGGAGACGCCGAACTCGCCGGGTTGGAGCACGTCAGGTCCGAGGTAGGTGCCGAGTTTCCAGGTGCCTGGCAGGCGATGAGCCATGCCGACGGCCCATTTAACGTCTTCGCCTTTGGTATATTGCCACGGCTCAAGGATGCGTTGTTTGAGGCGCTGGCCGTTGACGAAGATCGTCTCCCACCGCTAAGCAATGGCGTCCTCGGGCGGATAAAAGGTGTCGTCGGAAGGTCCCCAAGTGGAGGGCGCCCATTCGTCGGCCTTGGCGCCGGAGAAGATGACCTTGCCGGGTTCATCACCGATGATGGCCAGCGGGGCTTTGCGCAGGGCGGGGTCTGCGATGCCGTCAAACAGGGGGTAACTTTTGCCGGCGGAATCCATGCGCCCCTCGCGATAGGTGCCGGGGGCGATGCGGATGCGGGCGGGGGTGCCCTTACGCAGCAGTGCCTGGGCTTTTTCCAAAGCGGCTTTGAAGGTTTTCAGCGGGCGTTGTTTCGTGCCGGGATTGGTGTCGGCGCTGGCAGGATGGTTTTGATCGAGGATGGCCCACAAGGGGCCAGGGCGGAATGGCACTAAGTTAAGGGGTGTTGTCGTCACTTTTTGAGGTCGCGGGAAGCGGAGACGACCATCTGTCGACGGGGCTTGGTGAGGAGTTGATAAACCTTGGGACGGCGTTTGACGGCGCGGGGTTCGGAGCGATCCGGGCGAAGCGGAACCAAGTCGGCGGCGAGGGTGAGCAGGATGCTTTCATAGATGATGCGCTGACGGCGCGGGGAGGCTTTCATGAGCAGAGGAGCCCAATGTCGCAGAGCGGACAGGGTGCCTTTGAACGAGAGCCGGTCTAGCGGGACGCCGTTCGTGCGGGCACTGTCCTGCAAGATCGCGCAGACCAGATTATAGGCGATGGCCTGCATGAGCACCTCGCGCTCGATCATCTCTGGGGTGCGCGTGCGCAGCACATCCAGACCGAGGGTAGCTTTCAGATCACGGAAGTCGTTCTCGACCTCCCAGCGGCGGCGATACAAAGCGATCAACGCTTCGTCTGGATATGCCGTTTCATCCAGAAGCGTGGTGGCCAGCGTGACCGTGCGGGTGCGGAAGCCGGCATTGGCCACCTGGAAGGTCACCAACCTGACCTCGATTTGCTCAGGTAAAGTCGCCCAAAACTCCTCTGTCCAGCCCGCGAGTCGTTGAGGCCGACGCCAGCAGGTGCGCCCGTGGCCACTGGGCCGGCATTGGTGCAGGCGCAGGACCACATCAACGCCCTTGGTTTTGAGCAAAGCGATGAACCCCCAACCGCAAAAGCCCCGGTCGCCGAGCAAGACCTCGCGGGGCCGCAACCAACCGACCAACTGCCGGGCCAACTTCAGCTCATGGGTTTTCCACGAAGCCTGCACAAAACGGATCAAGTGACCGCCGGACAGGGAAAACAACCCCACCAACTTGCCAGTCGGAAAACCACAGCCCGGTTTTTGTCCTCCCGCATACGGATAGACCTGACGATTCGCATCGGTGTCGGGCATCGAGATGCCGCAGCCGTCGATCACCTTCACGCAGCGACCCCGCCACAAATCCGCCTCGCCGACCCGGCGCGACAGCTTTTGCACCAGCGATTCATGCACCTTACTCAGGCACTTCAGGCTCAGGCGCAAACGCGCCTGGCAATATCCCGAGGTGCTGTCGTCGGGTTCGGGCAGATCAAGCGCATGGCACCATGCCTGCACACGTCGCACCGCCTCACGGCAACTCGCATCACGTTGCAAGACCTGCCCCAAAAACGCGCAAAACGTCACAAAGGGGGTATAGACTCTTTGCCGCTTGCCCTCGCCTGTAAACCACCGCTGCGGGATGAACCGAGTGATCACCTTGGCCAGTCCGTCAAGCGACTCCTCTCCAAGGTGCAGGGCTTGGGTGCGCCCCCGACTTCCCATCAAACGGTGCGAAAACCCCGGTAAAAACAAAGTGTTGTTGCGCATGGGCTTACAAAAGCATTAACCCATGTAAAATCAATTGATAATCAATGGTTTACGTAATATTTCCGGGCAACTTTTCCTGCTCTGCCTCTGCCTAACTTAGTGCCATTCGGGCCAGGGCGTTTTTTGTCACTTTTTAACCTTTTTCCAAATATGCAGATAATTGCGCACGGTCGTTGGCTTTCCCAATCGAAGGGCCTGCGCAAGCCAGGCTATCCCTGCGCCCCGTTCATCCCGCAGCTTCACGGCAAGCGCTAGCTTCCACGCCTGTTTGTGCGGCTTGGTCACCAATTCGACCTCGGATTTACCGATTTCTCGAAGCGCTTCTTCCAATCCGGCCTGCCAAGCCGCCTCCCGCAGTTCCTTGCGTTCCTGCGCCGCCATTGCCGACTGCAGGCGCAGTTGCGTGTGCTCTTTGGCGAGCGATTTTCTCCACCCTGCGGTCCCGATAATCCATCCTTTCGCCAGTCCGACAAGCCCTGCCTGCGCCCATGTCTCTTCGTCTTTGGCCAGACTCGTAAGATACTCGGCATATGCGCTCCACCCGTTCGTATCGTCCGCCCAGCCGCCCCGGGCCGACAGCCAGACCTCCGCACACAAACACCTCGGCCGTGGCCCCTTGAGCAAATTCTTTAAACTACTCCACCGATATCCAACCAGGTGCTCCGGCAAAACCACCTTGGCCCTCACCGGGTTGAGATGAATATAATCAACCACTCGGGCCAACGCCGACGCATCTTCAATCGGCATCGCCTTATATCTGCCTTGAAACAAGTGCCCGCTCTCCGAGCGAAAGCGGTTGAATCTTGTCGCCAGCGTGCTCTGCAACCAGTGCATGCCCTCTCCCAGGGTCGGTTCCAACGTCTCGATCGCTAAGTGAAAGTGGTTCCTCATTAACACATAGCCGTGTACTCGCCACCGGCACCTATCCGCCGCCTCAAACAACGCTGCCAAAAAAGCCTCGGCCGAACCCGCCGTCTCAAACAGATCCCGACGGTAGTTCCCTCGGTTAATCACGTGATATAACCCTCCAGACTGCTCCATCCGCACTCGTCTTGGCATGTCTCTCCAATGGGTTCACTCACCGTCTCACTCAAACCTAAAAAGTGACAAAAAACGCCCTGCCCCCTTTGGCATTCCCCTCGAATACTGAAGCCCTTGTATCTTGAGCAATGAAGGTCTGGTTGCGGATTCCGAGAATGGGCATTTAGCTCGTCGGAGGAAGCCGCAACCAGACCGTCGGGAGGCGGACAACTTCCCCGGAGCAGACCGATTCGCCCTAGAAACGTGAACGCGATTTCGTGGGTCAGCAGGGTCGCTCCGGGGCACTTCATAAAACTCGAACCGTTGGATGAGCATGGCCAACAGCCGATAGCTCGAATCGCAAGACTGAGCCCCTATGAAAACATTAACCGAAGACAAGCCGGCTTACGCTGGAATAGACATCAGTAAAGACACATTGGATGTAGCGGTGGCTGGCCAAAAACCGGCTCAATACGCCAATACAGTGGCAGGCATAACCGCATTGATAAAAGCACTCAAATCGCTACCCAGGTCAGCGCGCGTGATCTGTGAGCCAAGCGGGGGATACGAGCGCGGATTGCTGGAAGAATTGTGGGCAGCGAGCATAGAAGTAAGCCTAGTAAACGCGGCTAGGGTACGCGCCTTTGCGCGTGCACAAGGCCTCTTAGCAAAGACCGATAAAATCGACGCAACCGTGCTGCGCCACTTTGGTGAACTCCTTAATCCCGAGATAATTGAAGCTCCTGCTCCGGAGCGGCAACAGCTCGCCGATTTAGTCCAAAGAAGAGAGCAGCTGGTAAATATACTGCTCATGGAGGAACAGCGTTTGACGCAAGCGCGCCACAAGCAGGTGTGCAAGTTGTGCGAACGATTGATCAAAGAACTTAGGGCCCAGATTAAGCAGATCGAGGATTTGATAGAGAATCAAATCGATGAAGATCCGACCCTCAAGCAGCAGAGCGAACGTATGCAAGAGGTGAAAGGCATCGGCAAAGTGACTGCATCGACCTTGCTAGCTGAGATGCCCGAATTGGGAACGCTCAGCCGCAATGAAGTGGGAGCGCTTGCGGGGCTGGCTCCGTATAATCGCGACAGCGGCCAACTGCGTGGTCGTCGAACCATACGCGGCGGCCGCGTTCGCGTTCGGCGAGTATTATATATGGCCGCAACTGTAGCTGCTCGATTCAACCCCATCCTTAAGGGGACTCCTAAAATTAGCATCTAATTGATCAGCAATGGCATGAGTTGTGCATAGGCTGTATCTCAATGAGCAATAATCAATACACGTTCTTTGGTGATCATGCGGCGCTGGAGTCATTGACGCAGCACGGAGACCGCTTGGTGGAGCTGGATCGTCATATCCAATGGCCGCGGTTGGTGGCTGTGGTTGAAAAGATTTGGCGCGCGGGTGCCGACAAGAAGGCGTCCTGCGGTCCAAAGCCATGGGCGACGGAAGTGATGCTGCGGATTTTGGTGCTCAAGCGGCTGTATAATCTTTCCGACGAGCAGGTGGAGTATCAACTGCGGGACCGACTGTCGTTCCTTCGCTTCGTGCAACTTGGGCTGGGCGACTCGGTGCCGGACAGCAGGACAATCTGGTTGTATGCCGATCAGTTGGCTAGAGCCTCCTCGAAAAGCCTTTCGCAACGGGCGTATTCCCGCCCCGGCCGGCCACTGGGGGCGCAAACAGCCCTGAACGGACTCGGTTTACGTGTTCACGAAGGGGCGGCGGCCTAAAAACAGCCCCGGCCCCATCACCAAGGTCGCTTTTCCAACGGCGAAGTCCACGGCGGTTCGCTCCGGGGCTTTTGCACCGAACTAATTGAACCGATTTGGGTTAGCCGCGACGAGCGAAGCGACTCAGGCCGCCAAGGGCAGCGGCTTTTCCTGAGACTTCCTCGCGCGCACCAAAATCATCCGGTCAAAGTTGTGCGCGAGGATCTTCAGGGTCAGTTCGCTGCGCACCGCCGCCAACCCGCGACGACCCGGCCGGCCGAACCCGTGGTTGAACTTGAGCGTAAACATCAGCGACTCGATCGCGCTGCGCTCGGCGCGAAGCGTGATATAATCCTGGTGGTTCCACAGTTCCTCGCCGAGCAAGGCGCGCCCCTTGGCGCCGGAGATGCTCACCTTGGCCACCTTCAGCTCGTATGCCTGCGCCAGCCCTTCGGCGCTGGAGTAGCCGTCGTCGACGTTCGCGCTCGCCGGCACCAGGCCCGTGTTGGCGATATTCTGGATCAGCAGGGGCACCAGTTGCTTGCAATCAGCCACGTTGCCCGCGTCGAGAATCAGCGCGGTGACAAAACCGCCGCGGCTGCGGGCCAATTGCGGCTTGTAGCCAATCACCGGTTCCCGCCCGCCTTTTTCAATAAAAGCAGCACTGCGATCGGCCAGGCTGAGGACCCTTTCCCTCGACTTGGTCTTCACCCCATCATGCACCCGCGCAATGCTTTGCTGGATCGTCGTAATCACCGCGACCACGTCCCCGTGGATGCAGTCCAGTAGGTCTTCCGCGATCCGGCGCTTGGAGGGCCGCAGCTTGGCCAGTTTAACATTTGCTTCGGCCTCTGCGGCTTCTACTTGGGTGAGCAACTTGCCGCCCAACTTGCAGGCGATTTGGTAAAACTGGTCGTAGAGCAGCCGGAGTTTTTGGGCTCGGCGGGGACCACCACCCAGCAGGGCGAT harbors:
- a CDS encoding helix-turn-helix domain-containing protein, whose translation is MRRVEAARLMLGAGETAVKAVASHLGFRHAAQFTQWFKRHHGCPPVEFRRKGEA
- a CDS encoding transposase: MPRRVRMEQSGGLYHVINRGNYRRDLFETAGSAEAFLAALFEAADRCRWRVHGYVLMRNHFHLAIETLEPTLGEGMHWLQSTLATRFNRFRSESGHLFQGRYKAMPIEDASALARVVDYIHLNPVRAKVVLPEHLVGYRWSSLKNLLKGPRPRCLCAEVWLSARGGWADDTNGWSAYAEYLTSLAKDEETWAQAGLVGLAKGWIIGTAGWRKSLAKEHTQLRLQSAMAAQERKELREAAWQAGLEEALREIGKSEVELVTKPHKQAWKLALAVKLRDERGAGIAWLAQALRLGKPTTVRNYLHIWKKVKK
- a CDS encoding IS110 family transposase, producing MKTLTEDKPAYAGIDISKDTLDVAVAGQKPAQYANTVAGITALIKALKSLPRSARVICEPSGGYERGLLEELWAASIEVSLVNAARVRAFARAQGLLAKTDKIDATVLRHFGELLNPEIIEAPAPERQQLADLVQRREQLVNILLMEEQRLTQARHKQVCKLCERLIKELRAQIKQIEDLIENQIDEDPTLKQQSERMQEVKGIGKVTASTLLAEMPELGTLSRNEVGALAGLAPYNRDSGQLRGRRTIRGGRVRVRRVLYMAATVAARFNPILKGTPKISI
- a CDS encoding Gfo/Idh/MocA family oxidoreductase, with the translated sequence MSKFNQNLEISSPPLRLGVIGTGRISQIVLPQLPAWQVVVAGLADVQVTAAHALAEKLGHGQVYESPAALLACPEIEAVYLATPPVTHRDLVKEALAAGKHVLCEKPWTLNAAEARALLETVQQFPALKVGCCSSRFCYSPATASAREVLRQGTLGKLIRVRLHATGGLPASIDHLPEWKRNAATAGGGLTVDWCVYELEWLRSVLGDAFAPLDVMANFGFWRREGTSLESSYYAVIRCAGGLEIVVSRQPEIGPRRHAIELRGETGGLDLPFAPDHPQRVARLFTLEADGKTLNSAERGEPTTDWGGILYGPLTDLADAIRNDTAPSATAEGQITVHAVLDAIYTSAREHRVVPVAL
- a CDS encoding right-handed parallel beta-helix repeat-containing protein — protein: MAHRLPGTWKLGTYLGPDVLQPGEFGVSEFGPGVKIKGAEYDGHPDPNTLWVRLPQGQTLAGASIEVPHYLGTTVFRNMGRIWLKNLVMEKFRGSGLNATAGPADNTGTRFYNEDHLYESLWAQDNGNGSILAAQQFFTLRDCRFDRSWRGDGRFHGTQGLSMSWVRHGVVERTRFNDNAAKGFWFAGNNLRFSDCEWLRNKGKGFWMDHYAEHVRFERCKINDNHDRGATFEIARGPVSLIECEIRNNASNGLWFATSSGVVIDRCRIINNAQQAPGPLPAENLRANNYWWHGRAAGQIVVSTNPREAHLGLVMNRANLPIAYPYSLNYTIRNSVIAGRTPGTSLISQYWHTEPRSQMPAYVDWYKTQLTASGNTYWHATNPTPFHLDAELDPAKQNNADLAGCQQASGQDRDSIWKEPAPSR
- a CDS encoding sugar phosphate isomerase/epimerase — its product is MTKTMQPAPHALWPIYAFDNYFTNAARPYTSTERWDLLKAAGYRAGYVGVNRDNPASRATLLDAHAQSKRTGLSLAAIYCVLDLTNPQPEGHHSVAEIIEQLQPGDVLELGLTVGWKKKVSDPGVDDTAIAQLTPLLALAKTRNVVIALYHHLGFYLERIEDCVRLAEKINDPALGVVFCGYHWYAVDRTELTAKLRLAAPWLKRANLCGSRPSPNNDFAGALPATIECVGEGEFPLSEFVQALKAIDYRGPVGFQGYKIEGKPEENLGKSIQAFQKAL
- a CDS encoding transposase gives rise to the protein MKTGNKISSGVKLSSNESIVYPSGDFFSTPARSDFGDFLLQLQRFWRSHPEIEVAMTADLDAHAMAEKRERRKDREFELAQTEALFAVPASGTAEKTQAEFLAAGRPRTPAVVVFITAMATGYLGSQYSACPRMVLLESASLRTLLDDLGYTLPAPNTVGPLINRLSESTLALIHRAQLADILAEGLDSFTDITLDSTAIKASSCWPTDSGIIYRLFERAYRMGGKLDQVGLNSLQDGFKDHWLEELRKSARAIALLGGGPRRAQKLRLLYDQFYQIACKLGGKLLTQVEAAEAEANVKLAKLRPSKRRIAEDLLDCIHGDVVAVITTIQQSIARVHDGVKTKSRERVLSLADRSAAFIEKGGREPVIGYKPQLARSRGGFVTALILDAGNVADCKQLVPLLIQNIANTGLVPASANVDDGYSSAEGLAQAYELKVAKVSISGAKGRALLGEELWNHQDYITLRAERSAIESLMFTLKFNHGFGRPGRRGLAAVRSELTLKILAHNFDRMILVRARKSQEKPLPLAA
- a CDS encoding helix-turn-helix transcriptional regulator codes for the protein MDTPFQFLHFNHLPTCRAWIDKRFEGVYALNYAHGGRIHWSVNGEPLREFTAPVAWWTWPGQYFTYGWKDEPGWDHRYVTLRGPWVEALLELGWFPSRAATAISGITNPAVFCRKMDALLTALEGSREDDAWILLLELLKTLREEQSASPQGDVSAGRLRALLAEIREQPGAAWAEADAAQTCGFSAPHFRRLFRAEAGLPFWQFCRQERMALAASLLRRGELPIKEIAERCGIEDVYYFSRTFRQSFGLPPARFRAKTRLANEAKK
- a CDS encoding DUF1565 domain-containing protein, translated to MWAILDQNHPASADTNPGTKQRPLKTFKAALEKAQALLRKGTPARIRIAPGTYREGRMDSAGKSYPLFDGIADPALRKAPLAIIGDEPGKVIFSGAKADEWAPSTWGPSDDTFYPPEDAIA
- a CDS encoding transposase, with the protein product MSNNQYTFFGDHAALESLTQHGDRLVELDRHIQWPRLVAVVEKIWRAGADKKASCGPKPWATEVMLRILVLKRLYNLSDEQVEYQLRDRLSFLRFVQLGLGDSVPDSRTIWLYADQLARASSKSLSQRAYSRPGRPLGAQTALNGLGLRVHEGAAA
- a CDS encoding IS4 family transposase — its product is MRNNTLFLPGFSHRLMGSRGRTQALHLGEESLDGLAKVITRFIPQRWFTGEGKRQRVYTPFVTFCAFLGQVLQRDASCREAVRRVQAWCHALDLPEPDDSTSGYCQARLRLSLKCLSKVHESLVQKLSRRVGEADLWRGRCVKVIDGCGISMPDTDANRQVYPYAGGQKPGCGFPTGKLVGLFSLSGGHLIRFVQASWKTHELKLARQLVGWLRPREVLLGDRGFCGWGFIALLKTKGVDVVLRLHQCRPSGHGRTCWRRPQRLAGWTEEFWATLPEQIEVRLVTFQVANAGFRTRTVTLATTLLDETAYPDEALIALYRRRWEVENDFRDLKATLGLDVLRTRTPEMIEREVLMQAIAYNLVCAILQDSARTNGVPLDRLSFKGTLSALRHWAPLLMKASPRRQRIIYESILLTLAADLVPLRPDRSEPRAVKRRPKVYQLLTKPRRQMVVSASRDLKK